GGCGCCCAGCACGGTAGCGGCATCCATCAGCTTTTCATCAATGCTGACAGTCGCGCCCAGTTGGTCAAACATGGTCTTTACATAACGCACCTGCTCTTCGCTGGCATTGGCGGCACAAATACAGGTAATAGACTCCTGTATGGCAATCGCCGTATTAGGCATGGCCCGCACCAGTGGCAGGTCCGGTACAATATGCGACAGGTCAGCGATGCTGACGCCGGTCACCACACTGATCAGGATATGTTTCGCAGGGTCGAATGCTGCTTTCAGTTCCTGCAACACCTCCCGCACATTATAGGGCTTCAGTGCCACTACAATCACCTCCGACTGCCGGATAGCTTTCGCGTTGTCTGTTTCCACCTGCACGCCGGCAGCTTTCAGATCGGCCAGGGTACTGGTGTTTCGCTTGGTAATGGTAATATCGGACGGCTGGGAAAAACCGCTTTTCACCAATCCCTGTGCGATCGCTGAACCCAGATTTCCCCCGCCTATAATGGCTATTTTTTTGGCTGACATAACATTTATTTTTTCAGATAAAAATCCTACGGAAGGTATAACAATTGCGCCACTGATGCAAACCGTGCGTATTCGTTATCTTGCAACTATGCAGGCAACACACAAGGCAGCAGCTTTTTTCGCCAGGATAAAAGAAGCGCATCATTCAACCAACCCGGAAGAAAAAATCCGCCAGTACCGGCAGATACTGGAAACCCTGTTTCGCGATCTTACAGGTGAAGAAACACGGTCTTTCGGCAACCTGTTTGCGCGTATGCAGTTTTATTTCGATAAACAGTCAGTGCCTCCGGAGATCCGGCAACCGCTGTCAGCGCTTCGCATCCTCACCAACAGGGCCACCAGCGGCATGTTCCCCCTGCAGGAACAAGAGCACCAATGCTGCATTAAAGCGCTCGCCGAAGCGGTGGCCTGGGCCTATCAGGAACCGGAACCGGAAGAGATCCGGCTGCTGTTCCGCGATAACGGCGATATCCGCCTCTCCTTGTCGTACCAGCATCACCCTTCCGATATTCCACTGCTGAAATGTATGGTCACCGGTACCAGCCCGCTGGCACTGAATGATAAAGGCTCACATACTTTCACCATCACCGCCAAAAACGATGAACAGGGCACGTTTGAGTTATTGCTTGATCAACTCGATGACCAGACCGTAGTGGCCCTGTATCCCCTGTTGCGCCCATACGACACCATCCTGGTGCATCACTGCCGGCAGGGAGATAACCCACATCAGTATCAGACGGCGCCCGAAAGCCAGATTATCCTGGAACCGGACCTGCTCATCGATATCAGCGACCTTGCAGAATGTTTTACGCACAAAGGCGCTAACCATCTGCTGTACCTCGTCAGGAAACTAACGCCCCATCAGGCTTCCCCGGCCGCTTTCAAGGGAAACCTTGTCAATGCCCTGCTCGACGAGATGCTGCGTAACAGCGAAGTGGACGTAAAAACATCCTTCGTGGAAGCGGTGGCCGAAAACGTGCTACAGGCGGCCGCCTATGGGCGCGAGCAGCTCAATGAAATGTTCCGCGACATCCGGCAGCACCACTGGGGCAACCTCCAGGCCACCGTCCGCGACCTGCGCGATAAGCCGGTACAGATAGAGCCTACCTTTTTCTCTGCCCGCTATGGCCTGCAGGGAAGGCTGGACCTCATGACCGAAGACAATGAGGACCCGCACCGTAAAGAAATTTTTGAGTTAAAAAGCGGGAAAGCGCCTGACTTTAATACCTGGAAAAACCATGAAATGCAGGTAGTAGGGTACAACCTGCTGTTACGTTCCGCCTTCGGCCGGCAACGCAAAGGCAGTTCCGCTATTTTGTATTCGGCCGCTGCGGCTAATCCACTCCGCAATGTCAGCAGTACGCACCGCACTGAAAATGAGCTGATGCTGTTGCGTAATCAGGTGGTGGCCATGCTGCTGCGGCTGGCAGGAGAGGAGTATGGCGTGCTGTCTTCCATCACCGGTGCGGCCGCCACCGGGCTGCCTCCTTTCAGCGCCATACATTTCACTGCCTTCGAAAAAGCCTGGTATTCCGCCAGCGAAGAAGCCAAAGCCTATTATAAACAGTACCTGTCGTTTGTACTGCGGGAATACCTGCAGGCCAAATGCGGCATGTATTCCGAAACAGACCGGGAAGAAGACGCCGACGGCTTCTCCGCACTCTGGCTGCAGACAGCCGCGGAAAAGGCCGCCCGCTTTAATATTATTCCCGGATTACGTTTCCGGGAGTTTGACCATGTGAACAGCGCCGTGCTTTTTGATATAGCCGGTCCCGTTAGCCACAACTTCCGCACTGGTGATACCGCAGTCATCTATCCACGTACAGGCGCGGGATTACAGCCATTACAACAACAGCTGCTGAAAGGCCGCATCGATGACCTGGCAAAAGATACGCTCACCTTCTCACTCAACAACCGCCAGATGACGCTGGATTTCTTCCGGCAGTTTGATGAATGGGTCATTGAGCATGATATCTATGAGTCAAATTACTGGATGGCGGCGTCTGCGCTGTTTCAGATGCTGTCGCCGGCAAATGCACAGCGTGTCCGCATGTTGCTCGGGCTGGAAATACCCCGTTGGCATCCCTTACCATTTCCGGCACCTGCCATGTTCAATGCCAACCAGGAAAAGATCGTGCAGCAGGCGCTGGAGGCGCAGGACTACTACCTGTTACAGGGGCCTCCGGGTACGGGCAAAACATCCTCTTTGCTCACCACGATAGTGGGAGAGATGATCAAACAACAGCGCCATGTAGTGATTGTGGCGTTCACCAATAAAGCAGTAGATGAGATTTGCAGCAAGCTGG
The Chitinophaga varians genome window above contains:
- the proC gene encoding pyrroline-5-carboxylate reductase → MSAKKIAIIGGGNLGSAIAQGLVKSGFSQPSDITITKRNTSTLADLKAAGVQVETDNAKAIRQSEVIVVALKPYNVREVLQELKAAFDPAKHILISVVTGVSIADLSHIVPDLPLVRAMPNTAIAIQESITCICAANASEEQVRYVKTMFDQLGATVSIDEKLMDAATVLGACGIAFALRFIRANIQGGIEIGFDVRTASLIAAQTVKGAAELLIRENRHPEEEIDKVTTPKGCTIAGLNEMEHQGFSSSLIKGISTSYNKIVKG
- a CDS encoding DEAD/DEAH box helicase, producing the protein MQATHKAAAFFARIKEAHHSTNPEEKIRQYRQILETLFRDLTGEETRSFGNLFARMQFYFDKQSVPPEIRQPLSALRILTNRATSGMFPLQEQEHQCCIKALAEAVAWAYQEPEPEEIRLLFRDNGDIRLSLSYQHHPSDIPLLKCMVTGTSPLALNDKGSHTFTITAKNDEQGTFELLLDQLDDQTVVALYPLLRPYDTILVHHCRQGDNPHQYQTAPESQIILEPDLLIDISDLAECFTHKGANHLLYLVRKLTPHQASPAAFKGNLVNALLDEMLRNSEVDVKTSFVEAVAENVLQAAAYGREQLNEMFRDIRQHHWGNLQATVRDLRDKPVQIEPTFFSARYGLQGRLDLMTEDNEDPHRKEIFELKSGKAPDFNTWKNHEMQVVGYNLLLRSAFGRQRKGSSAILYSAAAANPLRNVSSTHRTENELMLLRNQVVAMLLRLAGEEYGVLSSITGAAATGLPPFSAIHFTAFEKAWYSASEEAKAYYKQYLSFVLREYLQAKCGMYSETDREEDADGFSALWLQTAAEKAARFNIIPGLRFREFDHVNSAVLFDIAGPVSHNFRTGDTAVIYPRTGAGLQPLQQQLLKGRIDDLAKDTLTFSLNNRQMTLDFFRQFDEWVIEHDIYESNYWMAASALFQMLSPANAQRVRMLLGLEIPRWHPLPFPAPAMFNANQEKIVQQALEAQDYYLLQGPPGTGKTSSLLTTIVGEMIKQQRHVVIVAFTNKAVDEICSKLEARQIAHLRLGGRSTGSARQLRDLCLKGSLDDARAYITGHRVFVATVATMATRLEQLVMMGIPTDTLIADEASQLTEPQLLGLLMPFRKFILIGDQNQLPPVVTQEAAFCRVKDPLLLELGIRDLRCSIFERLMRRCKQAQWRHAWGMLNTHFRMHESIASLVNHYYAGQLASGGEQQRADFDPAACPDTVPWRHILTLGRKIFIPSPYEATSKMNQTEAERVVSLLQYLRLQYGDSFNRDTVGVVTPWRTQISLIRELLAGDKALQQVNIDTVERFQGSENDIIIVSLAVYHAAQVDTLQCLGSFTWDEADIEVDRKLLVTLSRARKQVVLLGYEPALSRSPHYRKVLGEMVRGSL